The window ACGTTTTACAAGATTTATTAATGTTTGCTTCATCACACGAAGATAAATTAGTAACGTTAGATGAATATGTATCACGTATGAAAGAGGATCAAACGCATATTTACTATGCGGTGGGTGAATCAATTGATCGTATTAAAAAGTTACCTCAATCAGAAGCAGTTTTAGATAAAGGATATGAAATCTTATACTTCACAGAAGATATCGATGAATTTGCGATTAAGATGTTAATGTCATATCAAGATAAAGAATTTAAATCGGTATCAAGCGCTGATTTAGGATTAGATACAGATGCACAAGATGAAGAAGCAACGAAAGAGTTTGCGACATTATTTGAAACAATGACGACAGCGTTAAGTGGAAAAGTTAAATCAGTACGTGCGAGCCGTCGTTTAAAATCTCATCCAGTTTGCTTAGCAAATGAAGGGGATTTATCAATTGAGATGGAAAAAGTATTAAACGCGATGCCAAATGCACAACAAGTGAAAGCAGATAAAGTATTAGAGGTTAACGTGAATCACGAAGTGTTTAAATCGTTACAAAATGCTTATGAAACAGATAAAGAAAAATTTGATTTATTTACAGACGTGTTATACAATCAAGCCCGTTTAATTGAAGGATTAGATATCGAAGATCCAGTGGCATTTACAAATAACGTTTGTCAATTAATGAAGTAATTTAATAGCAAAAGGAGCCTGTCTGTTGAGCAGGCTCCTTTTATGTTGATCTCTTTATGAATATGAAACAAAGCCAAAATAGAAGTCAACATCTCATCAATCAACGTCTAAGTATAAGTGGTATCAAAAAGAGTGAGTTTTGTTTCATTAGAAATAGCAAAGAGAATGAAAGCGTATTGTCAGAGAAAGTCGAATTGGATATAATTAAGGAAGATAGGGTATAAGATAATAAAAAATTGACATATAAAATGAATAGAAAGGATTGATTCCAGTTATGAAGAAGCGGGTAAAAGATAATATTATCATTGGAGGAGGATTGCTTTTATTATCGTTAATTTTACACTATATTCATGTTTTAATTTTTAAAGATATTCATCATACAATGATTTTCTTAGTTGCGGATATTGCATTTATTCCAATGGAAGTATTTTTTACAAGTATGATTTTAGAGCGTATGCTCGAACGACGTGAAAAAGAGCATGGAAAAGAGAAGTTAAATATGTTAGTCGGAGTGTTCTATGCAGAAATTGGGACACAATTATTAGGTTACTTTGTTGAGCAAGATGATCGTGTTTCAATTTGTAAGAAGTTACGTATTAAAGATCCTTCTATCTGGGATGAGGACTATTTTAAACGACTTCAACAACTAAACTCAACGTATCACTATGAAGTGTCCTTAGAAAAAGTCGATTTAATTCAACTCAAAGAGTTATTACATGATGGGAAAAATTTATTAATTACGTTAATGACAACGGAAAGTTTACATGATCATGAAACATTTACTGAAATGTTAATGTTAATCATGCATTTGAAAGAAGAATTAGATCTTCGTGATATCTCATCTTTAAACGAAAGTGAACGCCTGCATTTAGAGCAAGATATGACAGCCTTATATCGTTACTTAACATATGAGTGGTGTTATTATTTAAATTATTTAAGTAAACATTATCCAGGACTTTTCAATACAGCGATTATGTTAAGCCCATTTAATAAAAAGCATGAACGTTGTCAATTAGAAGGATAACCAATTGAGGTGAAAAAAGTCATGATATTAAATCAACACCAATTCATAGGAATAGTGGCCCTTTCTAATGGATTAAGTGAAAGTCAACGCCCTGTTATGAAGGAGCTAGAGCTTACTTTAAATCAATTAGGATTACAAGTGAGGTGGCCATCTAAACTATTTCGTATCCATCAAGTTTATCATGCCACGGATCAAGAAAAAGCGCAGATGCTTATGGAGTTTTATCAAGATGAACAAGTTCAAGCTATTTTTGATGTTTCAGGTGGCGATTTAGCGAATGGAGTGTTACCTTATTTAGATTATGAAATGATTAAAAGACACCCAAAGCCGTTTTTTGGATACAGTGATTTAACGGTTGTATTAAATGCGTTACATAAAAAAACATCTCACCCTACTTATCTTTATCAAATCCGACATTTAGTTGGGCCACTGGCTCAGTATCAACAAAAGCTGTTTTATCAAACTTTTTTTCACAACCAAAAAGATTTATTTACATGGGATGTGAAATGGATTCAAGGAGAAAGCATGCAAGGAGAAGTAGTCGGTGGAAATATTCGTTGTTTCTTAAAGTTAGCGGGTACAGAGTACATGCCATCCTTTAAAGGAAAACTTTTATTATTAGAAAGTTACAGTGGCGATGTAGCAAAAATGGCGACTTATTTAAATCAGTATAAACAACTTCATATATTTGAAGAGATTAATGGTTTAATTTTAGGCCATTTTACAGAAATGCAACAGAAAGAATATGAACCTGATATAATCAACTTAGTTCGTATGATTGTTGACAATGATCAATTACCGATTGTTAAAACAGAGGATATTGGACATGGTGCTAATTCAAAGGCAGCTATCATTGGTGAAACCCTCACTCTCGTTCGATAAAAAAGGAGTTGATAAAATGACTAAAAAGCGAGAGGCTCATTGTGGATCATGTGAGTATAATGTCAATAACTACTGCATGAGTCAGCAAGGATATTATTTTTATGGGGAAGCCATCTCAGATGAAGACGTTTTGTGTGAGGATTGGTTAGAAAATGTACAATCTTATTCGTATTATTTAACAGCTAAAACAAAGTAAATCAAACAAAAAATCCTAGTTTCAGTCACTAGGATTTTTTGTTTGTTATATTTTACAAAAGAAATGAATAATCTGTTAGTGTTAGAGAATTAAAAGGGGAGGCGATCGTTTATGTATTGTCGAAATTGTGGGAAAGAATTAAATGAAAATGCTGATGTTTGTGTAAAGTGTGGGGCAAATTTAAGTAAACGACGAGTTGTCAATACAAATGCGACAGTTTCTCATGAAATAGCTCGATTCCCTACCAAAGGAGGATACCACTTTGTGGGTAGGTGACCCATGAAGTTTTCCAACCTAAACATTTTCGTGGTCTATGATTAATGAGGAAAAGTGCCTCATTAATCTCTTCGTCACTGACTCGTGCTAAATCTGTCTTCTTCGGGAAAAACTCTCGAAGAAGACCATTGGCATTTTCATTACTTCCTATGCACCAAGATGAATAAGCATCTGCGAAGTAAACAGGAACCTTTAAATTAGCTTCTACTTTAGAATAACAAGCAAACTCTTTTCCACGATCAACGGTATAAGTTTTAAAGGTGTCTTTAGGAAAGAGTTCATATAATTGACTAATCGCTCGGTACATTTCTGTTGCTGAGCGATTTTCTATTTTAACGGCGACATAAAAGCGTGTTTGACGTTCAACAAAGGTCACTAAACAACCTTTACTTTGACCACGACTCGAAACAACGGTATCCAATACCCCATACCCTACCAGTGGAGGATTTATTCATCTTCGATGAATGGCAGGGAACCCAGCCCAAACGTTTCACGTCTTTTTACGTCTTTTGGACGTTGATGAATGGAGGTTCCAATGTTAAATCGTCCACGTGTTTCTCGTGGTTTTCGACGCTTTCCTTTTTGTCTTAAACAACTTAAAATGGTTCCATCATAAATCCAACGATAAATGGTTTTAAATGAAAGAACACCCTTTAAAACGGTATTAGAAATTTGGTCAGGTGACTAGGTTAGCCTTAAATATTTTTGAATGATTTGTATCAGTTGTTGTGATCTCAACTCTTTACGATGACAAACTAAGCGACGTTGCCTAGCTAATTCATCAGCTAACTCAGCCTGATACGTCTCTTGAGTATTTCGTTTCAGTTCACGAGCAATCGTTGAATGATGTCGATTTAATTGCTCGGCAATTTGTCTCGCCCAGTAGCCCATTTTTGAAAGAACTTCTATACGTGTACGTTCAAATGTGTTAAGATGGTGATAACTCATAAATAGATCTCCTTGTTAAGAATTTGGTGTGGTAACTTCATTCTATAACAAAGATCCTATTTATGAGCTTTTTTTATGTGTCGCACTTAATATTACAATCTGTCTAACTTGAGAGAAGTATGATGAAGAGAATGAGTCAAAAGAAGTTTACAGATAAAGAAATCAACATTTTAAATAAAAACCCTTATGTTAAAAAGGTATCTGAAAAAGCCATTATTTATCATGATGAATTTAAACGTTTATTAGTTGTACAACTAGATGAAGGCAAAACTCCTCGTATGTTTTTTTAACAAGCAGGATTTAATGTTGAGATGATCGGCATGAAACGGATTTGATCTGCTGTTTTTAGTTGGAAATTGGCTTATGAAAAACCTGGATTATTTGGATTAAAAGATACGCTTCCGATGAATTCGGCACGTCGTTTAAATAGAGAGTTAACTGCTCAAGGGCAGACAGCTAAGCTTGAAGCTAAAATTAAATTATTAGAAGCAGAGAATGAATTATTAAAAAAGGTATATTTGATGGAGAGGGGGAGACTAAAGTAGTTAAATCCCTCACTCCTTCACAGAAATATGAGTTAATTACACAAGTCATTGAACACTTTAACTTAAAAGGTGTCATCGGTTATTTTTGTGATACCTTAAACGTCTCACGCTCAGGCTATTATCGCTATTTTAGTGGTGATGCAAAATAGAATCGACTAAAATGTGAAGAAGTGGATTTAATGGTTAGAGATCTTATTTTGAACATTTTTAATCATCGTGGATACAAAAAAGGATCTCTTCAAATTAAAATGATATTAGAAGGTGAAATGGGGATTGTTTATAGCCTTAAACGAATTAGACGCATCATGAAAAGATAGAGAATTATCCGTCCCCATCGTCGAAGGAAACCCTATTTAAAACAACTAAAAGCAATAGAAGAACATCGCGTTTTTAAATCGAGAATTTAGAGAAGAAACAACAGGTAAAGTCTTACTCACTGATATTACTTATTTATATTATGGAACTATCTATCGATTATTTTAGATGCCTCAACCATTAAAATTTTATCTTATCATGTTTCGGATAGTTTAGGGATGCCATTGGGGACTTAAAGCATTGAAAAACTATTTAGGAATAAACCAATCCCACTTCATCCAGAAGCGTTTATCCACTCTGATCAAGGAGCCATGATACCATCCTAACCTTCCAAGCTCTATTAAAGAAAAAGGGATTAGGTCAATCCATGTCTCGAAAAGGAAACTGTTGGGATAATACACCACAAGAATCTTTCTTTGATTACTTCAAAGATGAATCCCTATTAAAGAATGCCAAACATTAGATGAGGTAAAATGTGAAGTCAAACGATATAAGATGTATCATAATATAGCACGTTATCAATGGAATTAAAAAAAGATGACTCCTGTGGGGGACAGAAATCATCTTTCAAATGTAGCTTAACTCATGGTTTTTTGAAATGTCCTTGACATAAGTTCCAGATTACCTTATTAATACGCTTCTTAATTCATATCAAGTGATAAATACTGATTGAAAAAAAGAGTGTTAGAAATTTAAGGATATAAATAATTTAAAAAAGTTAATACAGTATCTTTGTTTGAACAATTTTTAATTATTCCTAAATATAGATTCCCATTAAAATTAAATTTGGACATTAAAGGGCTATTCGTTATCTCGATAACAGAGGAAGTGTCGTCAATAGTTAATAAGTGGTTTTGTAGAGAACTATTAGAACTTAATTCATCCAGAGAATATAGGAAATCATTTTCACTAAAATAATTTAGAGAAGAATCATCCATTATGACTATGTCTAACTGTTGAGCATTGATTGTTGCTAGAAGTTTTAAATGTGAGGCATAGGTGATTTCGTATTCTTCTTCAGTTGGATTATTTTTAATATAAAGATTATCGTAAAGTTGTACTTTAGCATCATCAATAGTAAGAGTAGTAATAAAATTATCACTTATAACAAGTGATGCTTGATCACTTAAATTAACATTAACTAAACCGATATTAAGAATGATATCTTTTCTAAATAGGAGGCCGTGAGTTATATTAATGACGAAGTATAGTAGTAGGATAATAGCTAAAACATGAAATTTATAATAGTCATAAAAATATCTTAATTTATTAAATTCCACACTCATTTATATATTTCTCCTTTATTTTCTAGACTAGTTTTTGTTCGTCAAGCCTTTTAGTTTTCTGTTCACATTGAAGTATAATATTAGACATTAAATAAGAACTAATTAATGCTGTGATTCCCATGCCAAAGATAATAAGTGGTGTGAAAATAAATATAATTGTATAAATAATGATAAAATGAATGAAAGTGATAACAGAGCTACATATTAAAAAACGAAGTCCAATTATTAAAGCATTTTTAAATACATAGAGTGTTTTATTTTCAAATTTAGAAATTAATGGATAAATATAAAGGCTAATGAGAAGATAAGCTACACAAGCTACGAAATACGAGGCTAATAGGATGGTCCAAAAAATATTATCTAGACCTTTATGATATAAAATGTAACCATCAATTAAAAGAAGAGTACCTAAAAGTGTTAAAATTATCCAAACAGAAGTACTTTGTTTAAAATTTTGTTTAAAAGATTTAATGAAATCTTTAGTAAGATTACCTTCTTCATTACGAACAATTTTTAGTGAGACACTATATAAAGCTGTCGTTGAGGCTCCGATAGTAAAGATAGGAATTGAAAATATAAACCATAAAATATTTAAATAAGCACTGTAGCAGATGTTTGTGAGTGCTTTTGAAACAGGACTGTTATACTCGAATAGATTACCCATGAAAAATCTCTCCTTTTTAATCTCATTAGTGATTTGTTGATTCTCTAAGTATGAGTGTTGTTTCGGTATACATCTTACGGTAATTTAAAGTAGGTTCTTTAATTCTTGAAAATAGTAGTTCAGCAGCACAAACCCCCATTATTTGACTGTGGATATGAATAGTTGTTAGTGGAGGAGATATAATCTTTGATTCAGGAGAATTATCAAATCCACATAAAAGAACATCATCGGGAACCTTATAGCCTTTAATTTTTAAAACGCTAATAACATCTAATGCAATAAAATCATTTGCACATATAAATAAATCAGGTAACTCATCTAAATTATCAAGGCAATTGTGCAAGTATTCCAAATATGAACTTTGTGTTTGAAGCGATTTATCTACCTTATGATTTGTGAAACAGAATTTATCATAATACTCTATATTATGAAACAATAGACCATTACGAAATGCTAGGTAGCGTTCATAGAAAGATTGACAGTGATTAATTTCTCCAATGAAACCTATTTTTCTTTTGCCACGATGAACCATTTCTGAAATAAGTTGTTGAATTCCTGATGTGTTTTCCATATATAAAAAATCGGAATTAATAGGATTTGATGTTAGAACATGTGAATCTACGAATAAGATAGGGATATTTAAATTACTAATCATATGATTATAATCTTTATCAAACATTTCAAAACAAATAATCCCAGCACAAGTATGTTTGTTAAAAGAAGAGGGAAGTTTTAATGAGCTTAATTCTTCAGGTAAAACTCTGATGATTGTAAGCGTATAATTTAATTGTGATAATTCACGTTGAAATTTATCAAGCATTAATGATGCAAAGTGTGAATTATTTAAGAAGGTGGATGTTAATAAAATGATTTCACTTTTTTTTATAGAATTAGAAACTAGAGCGTTGAAATTATTAAAGTTTGAAAATTCTGCGATTGAAAATTGTTTATATCCCATTTCTATAGCTTTTTGCATAACTTTTTCTCTAGTTGCTTCTGCTATAACTCCAGTATTATTAAGTGCTTTAGAAACAGTATTTCTAGAAATACCTAAAGCATCAGCAATATCTTGAATTGTTACTCTATTTGACATATATCCTCCTTATTTTTATCATTCTAATATTGATATTTTTATCAGAATGATTTTTATATTTATATAAGTAGTGAAATATATTTCATAATCTCAGAATCAGGTTTATCCTATCAATTTTTTTGACAGAAAGATCAACCATTGTCATGCTAAAATTTTCTCAGTGATGAAAACTTATAAGGACTTATATATTTAGGTTTAGTGAATGATAGGGTATCGGAAAAATATAGAAATATATATAAGTATTATAATATACGAATAAAAAATAGTCAATTGCACAATGTTTTCGCTTTATAATGTAACAAAAAATGTGCAAACGACAAAAGATGATTTGTGCAATTAATGGTTTTGTAGATGTAATATTTGGGATATTTTTTGGTTAAAAATAACAATGTTTATTGACAATGTGTAAAAACACTGATATAAATACTAATGTAAACGGTTGTAGTGTTACGTTTGTAAAAGTATTGTGGAGTGAATTAATTTTAGAAAGGAGAAGAGTCATGGAAAATAGCGCACATGTTTTGGGAAATAACCAAGTGAAAAAGCGTGGTAGACAACTGAAAAAGCGTTGTAGATCAAAAGAAACAATATTATATATAAAATCCCACTGGCAGTTATATGTGATATTTCTTTTACCAGCTTTATTATTAACATTGGTATTTAAATATTTACCAATGGGGGGGGTATTAATTGCATTTCAAGATTATAATCCGATAAAGGGGATATTGGGAAGTGAATTTGTTGGTTTTGAACACTTCATAAGATTTATGAAATCTCCAGATTTCATTTTATATCTAGTTAATACCTTAAAGTTGAGTATATATGGCCTACTATGGGGGTTCCCAGTACCTATTATCTTAGCTTTCCTATTAAATCGGATTAGTAGTTCTAAAATAAGACAAAAAGTTCAATTGGTATTATATTTACCTAATTTCATATCTGTTATCGTATTGTGCGGTATTATACGAATATTATTATCAGTAAATGGGCCGCTTAATTTATTCTTTAATACAGATATAGACTTTATGACTATGCCCTCAGCATTTCGTACAATTTATATTGCCTCAGGTATTTGGCAAACTGCTGGATGGGCTTCGATTATGTACACGGCTGCACTTTCGAATGCAAGTAAAGAGTTGAAGGAAGCGGCGATTATCGATGGAGCTAATATTTTTCAACAAATTAAGGCTGTTGAATGGCCAGCGATTAAAGATATCGTTGTGATTCAATTTATCTTAGCAGCAGGAAATGTTATGAGTATCGGCTTTGAAAAAGCATATGCGCTGCAAACAGATTTAAACTTACAAGCTTCTGAAATAATATCTACATATGTTTATAAAATCGGATTGCTACAGGGTGATTATGGATTCTCAACAGCAGTAGGATTATTTAATACAGTAATTAATATTATTTTATTAGTTTTAGTGAATAAAATTATTGCTAAAATGAATGACGGAAAAGGATTGTAGGTGAATAGTATGGAGAGGATAAAAAAATTTCATAAGCTATGTGTTAGTGATAAGTTATTTTTACTGCTATCGTTTTTGGTATTGGGGTTATTTTTATTAGCTATTATAGTACCTGTATTATATATTATCTTTGCATCATTTGTTGATCCAGTAACTTTACAAAATCAAGGAATTACTTTTGATTTCAGTAAATGGACCTTAACAGCATATGAAAGGGTAATTGATAATGCATCAATTTGGACAGGATTTAAAAATGCTATTATTTACTCAGTGTTATTTACTGTCATTTCGGTTATAGTGACGTTGCTAGCGGCTTATCCTATGTCAAGAGAAGATTTTAAAGGTAGAAAGATTTTTAATCTAATATTTATGATTACAATGTTTTTCGGGGGAGGATTAATTCCAACATATTTATTAATAAGTGATCTAGGATTATTAGATTCAATTTGGGCCATAATTTTGCCAGGGGCTTTTAGCGTATGGAATATGATTATTGCTAGAACGTATTATAAAGGTATTCCAAGTGAGTTAAGAGAAGCTGCAGAAGTAGATGGTGCTAATGAATTAGTCTATTTCTTTAAAATCTTATTACCAGTTTGTTTTCCAATTATTGCAGTATTATCATTGTGGCAATTTGTTGGAATGTGGAATAGTTATTTTGATGCAATGATTTATTTAAATGATGCATCTAAGCAACCATTACAACTTGTATTGCGCTCGATATTAATTCAAAATCAACCTGAGTCTGGAATGATTTCAGATATACAAAGTACGGCTGAAAGAGCTCAGCTAGCGGAGTTATTAAAATATTCTACAATTATTATTTCGAGTTTACCCTTAATTGTGATGTATCCATTTTTCCAAAAATATTTTGATGGAGAAATCATGTTAGGATCGATTAAAGGGTAATATAAAATACAAAATTTATGGAGGGGAAAAAATGAAATGTAGAACAGTTATGCAGGGAATTAGTCTTTTTTTAGCGTCATCTATAGCCTTAGTCGGTTGTAGTGGGAATAAAGTAGAGTTAAGAAGTCAAACGGATTTTCAAGAGGTTGATGTAGCAACTCTGCAATTTCCTTTACAAGAAACGACGACTATCAAAGGAATGACAACGTTTCCAGCTAATACGGAATCTAATCCAAATAACCGCACAATTTTTAAAAGGTTACAGGAGGCTACTAATGTAGAGGTGGAGTGGACAGCCATTCAATCAGATCAATGGGGAGATAAAATCACATTAGCAATGTCAGATGTTAATACATTACCTGATTTTGTAATGAATGCAGGATTTTCTACAAGTGATTTATTAAGATACGCACAACAAGGAGTTATTCTTCCATTAGAAGATTATATTGAAGCGTATATGCCGAACTTGAGTAATATATTAAATAAATATCCAGAATATAGAACTATGATTACTGATTCAGAAGGACATATTTGGTCTCTACCTTGGATTGAGCAATTAGGTAGCGGGAAAAAAGCTATTCAAACAGTTGGAAATATGAGTTTTATTAATCAAAAATGGCTTGATTTCTTAAATTTAGAAATACCTGAAACGGTAGAGGAATTTGAAGAGATATTAATTGCCTTTAGAGATAATGCGGAAGCTTTACAAAAAGAATTTAATATAGATGGAGATATTATTCCAATGTCTTGTATTATTAATGATGGTGATCAAGATCCTTCAATATTAATTAATGGATTTGGGGAAGGATACGGCGATCCAGATAAAAGTAGACATATTGCAGTAACAGATAATCTAGAAGTCATTAGTACTGCTGTACAAGAGGGGTACAAAGAAGGTATTCAATGGCTACATTCTTTATATGAGCAAGGTTTAATTGATGCAGAAGCGTTTACTCAAGACTGGTCTACATATGTCTCAAAAGGGAAATCAGGACGTTATGGAGTTGCTTTTAGTTGGGATATTGCAAACATTGATAATCTTAATGATTGGGTTCCATTACCAGTTCTAACTGCTGATGTGACAAATTTAACAGCTCAAAATGGTTCATTTACTAGTGGTGTAGATGTTGGGCGTGCAGTAGTGACAGCTGCAGCTGGAAATCCAGCATTAGTATGTGCATATTTAGATCAAATGTATGATCCATTTCAATCTCCACAAAACAATTGGGGAACTTATGGTGAAGATGATGAGTTTGATATCTTTGAATTAGGGAAAAATGCAGATGGTGAAGAAATGTTACAACATGCGCCTCTAGGTGATGCATCACCTGTTGAAGTTCGTGAAGCTGAGTCTGTTGGTGGCCCATTGGCTATTCTTGATGAGTATTATGGTGTTTATGTTACTACACCAGCTGATGCACAATATCGTTTAGAGTGGATTGAAGAGTACTTTACACCAGATATGAATCATGAATATGTATATCCTGTAGTTTTTATGGATCAAGAAGATACTAAACGCTTAGCAAATCTTCAAACTGATTTGGAAAAATTAATGAATACTAAAAAAGCTGATTGGATTAAAAATGGTGTTACTGATGAAGAGTGGAGTCAGTACCTGAAAGATTTAGACGCTTATGGACTACAAGAATATTTAGAAATTCATCAAAAATATT of the Turicibacter sp. TJ11 genome contains:
- a CDS encoding carbohydrate ABC transporter permease, coding for MERIKKFHKLCVSDKLFLLLSFLVLGLFLLAIIVPVLYIIFASFVDPVTLQNQGITFDFSKWTLTAYERVIDNASIWTGFKNAIIYSVLFTVISVIVTLLAAYPMSREDFKGRKIFNLIFMITMFFGGGLIPTYLLISDLGLLDSIWAIILPGAFSVWNMIIARTYYKGIPSELREAAEVDGANELVYFFKILLPVCFPIIAVLSLWQFVGMWNSYFDAMIYLNDASKQPLQLVLRSILIQNQPESGMISDIQSTAERAQLAELLKYSTIIISSLPLIVMYPFFQKYFDGEIMLGSIKG
- a CDS encoding LacI family DNA-binding transcriptional regulator translates to MSNRVTIQDIADALGISRNTVSKALNNTGVIAEATREKVMQKAIEMGYKQFSIAEFSNFNNFNALVSNSIKKSEIILLTSTFLNNSHFASLMLDKFQRELSQLNYTLTIIRVLPEELSSLKLPSSFNKHTCAGIICFEMFDKDYNHMISNLNIPILFVDSHVLTSNPINSDFLYMENTSGIQQLISEMVHRGKRKIGFIGEINHCQSFYERYLAFRNGLLFHNIEYYDKFCFTNHKVDKSLQTQSSYLEYLHNCLDNLDELPDLFICANDFIALDVISVLKIKGYKVPDDVLLCGFDNSPESKIISPPLTTIHIHSQIMGVCAAELLFSRIKEPTLNYRKMYTETTLILRESTNH
- a CDS encoding zinc-ribbon domain-containing protein, coding for MYCRNCGKELNENADVCVKCGANLSKRRVVNTNATVSHEIARFPTKGGYHFVGR
- a CDS encoding S66 peptidase family protein, yielding MILNQHQFIGIVALSNGLSESQRPVMKELELTLNQLGLQVRWPSKLFRIHQVYHATDQEKAQMLMEFYQDEQVQAIFDVSGGDLANGVLPYLDYEMIKRHPKPFFGYSDLTVVLNALHKKTSHPTYLYQIRHLVGPLAQYQQKLFYQTFFHNQKDLFTWDVKWIQGESMQGEVVGGNIRCFLKLAGTEYMPSFKGKLLLLESYSGDVAKMATYLNQYKQLHIFEEINGLILGHFTEMQQKEYEPDIINLVRMIVDNDQLPIVKTEDIGHGANSKAAIIGETLTLVR
- a CDS encoding sugar ABC transporter permease, with protein sequence MENSAHVLGNNQVKKRGRQLKKRCRSKETILYIKSHWQLYVIFLLPALLLTLVFKYLPMGGVLIAFQDYNPIKGILGSEFVGFEHFIRFMKSPDFILYLVNTLKLSIYGLLWGFPVPIILAFLLNRISSSKIRQKVQLVLYLPNFISVIVLCGIIRILLSVNGPLNLFFNTDIDFMTMPSAFRTIYIASGIWQTAGWASIMYTAALSNASKELKEAAIIDGANIFQQIKAVEWPAIKDIVVIQFILAAGNVMSIGFEKAYALQTDLNLQASEIISTYVYKIGLLQGDYGFSTAVGLFNTVINIILLVLVNKIIAKMNDGKGL
- a CDS encoding extracellular solute-binding protein yields the protein MKCRTVMQGISLFLASSIALVGCSGNKVELRSQTDFQEVDVATLQFPLQETTTIKGMTTFPANTESNPNNRTIFKRLQEATNVEVEWTAIQSDQWGDKITLAMSDVNTLPDFVMNAGFSTSDLLRYAQQGVILPLEDYIEAYMPNLSNILNKYPEYRTMITDSEGHIWSLPWIEQLGSGKKAIQTVGNMSFINQKWLDFLNLEIPETVEEFEEILIAFRDNAEALQKEFNIDGDIIPMSCIINDGDQDPSILINGFGEGYGDPDKSRHIAVTDNLEVISTAVQEGYKEGIQWLHSLYEQGLIDAEAFTQDWSTYVSKGKSGRYGVAFSWDIANIDNLNDWVPLPVLTADVTNLTAQNGSFTSGVDVGRAVVTAAAGNPALVCAYLDQMYDPFQSPQNNWGTYGEDDEFDIFELGKNADGEEMLQHAPLGDASPVEVREAESVGGPLAILDEYYGVYVTTPADAQYRLEWIEEYFTPDMNHEYVYPVVFMDQEDTKRLANLQTDLEKLMNTKKADWIKNGVTDEEWSQYLKDLDAYGLQEYLEIHQKYLDAAYE
- a CDS encoding YesL family protein: MGNLFEYNSPVSKALTNICYSAYLNILWFIFSIPIFTIGASTTALYSVSLKIVRNEEGNLTKDFIKSFKQNFKQSTSVWIILTLLGTLLLIDGYILYHKGLDNIFWTILLASYFVACVAYLLISLYIYPLISKFENKTLYVFKNALIIGLRFLICSSVITFIHFIIIYTIIFIFTPLIIFGMGITALISSYLMSNIILQCEQKTKRLDEQKLV